The following coding sequences are from one Musa acuminata AAA Group cultivar baxijiao chromosome BXJ2-4, Cavendish_Baxijiao_AAA, whole genome shotgun sequence window:
- the LOC103983003 gene encoding protein NRT1/ PTR FAMILY 2.11, translating to MEASESGAAAVGEPLIKHRGWKTMPFVIGNETFEKLATIGTLSNLLVYLTVVFHLSSVAAATSLNVFNGTTNLATILGAFVSDTYWGRYATLGFSSMASLLGMAIMTLTAAVSKLHPPPCIQDQTCEGPTSFQLFFLILGFGLLVIGSGGIRPCNIAFGADQFDPTTESGKKGINSFFNWYYFTLTIAVAFSSTVIIYLQSNVSWTLGFAIPTMLMAVSCVFFFVASRIYVKVKPEGSPVTSIVQVLVASFRKRGMKLPDDPKQALFNPPHVSTLVAKLSYTDQFKFLDKASIIYSADEINANGSAANPWKLCSIQQVEEVKCVARIIPIWSTGILYYIAVAQQTTYVVFQALQSDRHVSKNLEIPGASFTIFSSIALTVWIPLYDRIVVPLLQRITKKDGGISLLQRMGIGILLSIVAMFVSGLVEQRRRSIALHYPSIGTTTGGGGISAMSSFWLVPQLLLLGLSEAFNLVSQLEFLYKQFPENMRSLAGSLLFCGIAIASYLSGLMVMIIHHATADNGQGKWLAQDLNEGRLELFYYFIGVIGAVNFIYFIACAKWYRYRILDGESH from the exons ATGGAGGCCTCCGAGAGCGGCGCGGCGGCCGTCGGCGAGCCTCTTATCAAGCACAGGGGCTGGAAAACCATGCCATTCGTCATCG GGAACGAGACGTTTGAGAAGCTGGCGACGATCGGCACGCTGTCGAACCTGCTGGTGTACCTGACGGTGGTGTTCCACCTGAGTAGTGTCGCGGCGGCCACCAGCCTCAACGTGTTCAACGGGACGACCAACCTGGCCACCATCCTTGGGGCGTTTGTCTCCGACACGTACTGGGGGCGGTACGCCACCCTCGGCTTCTCCTCCATGGCTTCCTTGCTG GGAATGGCGATCATGACGCTCACTGCAGCCGTCTCCAAGTTGCACCCCCCGCCGTGCATACAAGACCAGACGTGCGAGGGACCGACGTCATTCCAGCTGTTCTTTCTCATCCTCGGCTTCGGGCTCCTGGTGATCGGCTCCGGTGGGATCAGGCCGTGCAACATCGCCTTCGGCGCAGACCAGTTCGACCCCACGACGGAGTCCGGTAAGAAGGGCATCAACAGTTTCTTCAACTGGTACTACTTCACCTTGACGATCGCCGTCGCCTTCTCCTCCACCGTCATCATCTACCTCCAGAGCAATGTGAGCTGGACGCTGGGCTTCGCCATTCCTACTATGCTTATGGCCGTCTCTTGCGTGTTCTTCTTCGTGGCGTCGAGGATCTACGTGAAGGTGAAGCCCGAGGGGAGCCCCGTCACGAGCATCGTGCAGGTTCTGGTGGCCTCGTTTAGGAAGCGAGGAATGAAGCTGCCTGATGACCCAAAGCAGGCCCTGTTCAACCCTCCACATGTTAGTACTCTGGTCGCCAAGCTATCATACACTGATCAGTTCAA GTTTCTGGACAAAGCTTCAATTATATACTCCGCTGATGAGATCAATGCCAATGGCTCAGCTGCGAACCCATGGAAGTTGTGCAGCATACAACAAGTTGAGGAGGTGAAATGTGTGGCACGAATCATTCCCATCTGGTCCACGGGTATCCTCTACTACATCGCAGTGGCTCAACAGACCACTTACGTGGTCTTCCAAGCCCTTCAATCCGATCGACATGTCTCCAAGAACCTAGAGATACCCGGAGCCTCCTTCACCATCTTTTCCAGCATCGCCCTCACGGTCTGGATACCTCTCTACGACCGGATCGTGGTCCCGCTGCTCCAACGAATCACCAAGAAGGACGGCGGCATCTCGCTGCTCCAGCGCATGGGAATCGGCATCCTTCTTTCCATCGTCGCCATGTTCGTCTCGGGGCTGGTGGAACAGCGGCGGCGGAGCATCGCGCTCCACTACCCAAGCATCGGAACAACCACCGGCGGCGGCGGGATCTCCGCCATGTCTAGCTTCTGGCTGGTGCCGCAGCTGCTGCTCTTGGGGCTGTCGGAGGCGTTCAACCTGGTGAGCCAACTGGAGTTCCTCTACAAACAGTTCCCGGAGAACATGAGGAGCCTGGCGGGGTCGCTGCTGTTCTGCGGCATTGCCATCGCCAGCTACCTGAGCGGGCTGATGGTGATGATCATTCACCACGCGACGGCGGACAACGGGCAGGGGAAATGGTTGGCGCAGGATCTCAACGAGGGACGACTGGAGCTGTTCTACTATTTCATAGGAGTGATTGGGGCCGTTAACTTCATCTATTTCATTGCGTGTGCAAAGTGGTACAGATACCGAATCCTGGATGGGGAGTCTCATTAG
- the LOC135610875 gene encoding LRR receptor-like serine/threonine-protein kinase FEI 2, whose translation MGKQSIGSWWFCWALYVFVPLPSACALTADGEALLELKLGFNDSKQMLRSWQPSDSNPCSWLGVACHLSDLTVRSINLPYMQLGGIISPSIGRLRRLQRLALHQNSLHGPIPPEIKNCTELKALYLRANYLQGSIPPEIGELAHLTILDLSSNLLRGAIPPSIGRLTQLRFLNLSTNFFSGEIPTVGVLASFRNTSFVGNLELCGLTIQKVCRGSMGFPAVLPHTNTFSSPGISSIPTKRSSHFLNGVILGAMTTMALALVSILGFLWICLLSRKEKLAENYVKVQKQLVQDVGTKLVTFHGNLPYPSQEIIKKLELLDEDDVIGSGGFGTVYKMVMDDNNAFAVKKIDWYRKGVDRIFETELEILGSIKHINLVNLRGYCRLPSARLLIYDYLPLGSLDHYLHENGGEDQPLNWNARMKIALGSARGLAYLHHDCTPRIVHRDIKSSNILLDRSLEPHVSDFGLAKLLVDDDAHVTTVVAGTFGYLAPEYLQNGHATEKSDVYSFGVLLLELVIGKRPTDPSFVRRGLNIVGWLNTLEEENRLEEIVDEKCGNVDVEAVEAILDIAAMCTDANPDERPSMSRVLQMLEEEIMSPCLSDFYEPHLDI comes from the exons ATGGGGAAGCAGAGCATCGGTTCATGGTGGTTCTGCTGGGCTCTCTACGTCTTCGTCCCGCTCCCTTCCGCCTGTGCCTTGACCGCTGATG GAGAAGCTCTGCTAGAACTCAAGCTGGGTTTCAACGACTCCAAGCAGATGCTGCGGAGCTGGCAGCCCTCCGACTCCAATCCTTGCTCCTGGCTCGGCGTCGCCTGCCACCTCTCCGACCTCACCGTCCGCTCCat TAACTTGCCCTACATGCAGCTCGGTGGCATCATATCCCCAAGCATCGGCCGGCTTCGAAGGCTTCAGAGACT GGCTTTGCATCAGAACAGCTTACATGGGCCCATTCCACCTGAGATCAAGAACTGCACCGAGCTAAAAGCCCT GTATCTGAGAGCTAATTACCTTCAAGGGAGCATTCCACCCGAGATCGGAGAACTCGCCCACCTCACCATCCT GGACTTGTCGAGTAATCTGCTGAGGGGTGCGATTCCTCCGTCAATTGGCCGTCTGACTCAACTGCGCTTTCT AAATCTGTCGACCAACTTCTTCTCCGGGGAGATTCCAACTGTTGGAGTTCTTGCAAGTTTCAGAAACACCTC GTTTGTCGGGAATCTGGAATTATGTGGCTTGACAATTCAGAAAGTTTGTCGTGGTTCCATGGGCTTTCCTGCAGTGCTACCACACACCAACACTTTCTCTTCACCAG GAATCTCATCGATCCCGACAAAAAGATCATCACATTTTCTGAATGGGGTTATCCTTGGCGCCATGACCACAATGGCCCTTGCATTAGTTTCGATCCTTGGCTTCCTTTGGATTTGCTTGCTCTCAAGGAAGGAAAAGCTTGCTGAAAACTATGTCAAAGTCCAAAAACAACTTGTGCAAGATGTTG GCACCAAGCTTGTCACCTTCCATGGAAACCTCCCATATCCGTCCCAGGAAATCATAAAGAAGCTGGAGTTGCTTGATGAAGATGATGTGATTGGTTCTGGAGGCTTTGGCACTGTCTACAAGATGGTCATGGACGATAACAATGCATTTGCTGTTAAAAAGATCGATTGGTACCGCAAAGGAGTCGATCGGATCTTTGAGACGGAGCTGGAGATCTTGGGCAGCATTAAGCACATTAACCTTGTCAATCTGCGAGGCTACTGTAGGCTGCCATCTGCAAGGCTTCTCATTTATGATTACTTGCCCTTGGGCAGCCTTGACCATTACCTTCATG AAAATGGTGGAGAAGATCAACCTTTGAATTGGAATGCACGCATGAAGATTGCTCTTGGCTCCGCGAGAGGGCTGGCCTACTTGCACCATGACTGCACTCCCAGGATCGTTCACAGGGACATCAAATCCAGCAACATTTTACTTGACAGGAGCCTGGAACCTCATGTCTCAGATTTCGGCTTAGCCAAGCTCCTGGTAGACGACGATGCCCATGTCACCACTGTGGTTGCTGGCACCTTCGGCTATCTGGCACCAG AGTACCTGCAAAATGGACATGCAACAGAGAAGTCAGATGTGTACTCCTTTGGAGTTCTCCTGTTAGAGTTGGTGATTGGAAAAAGACCTACAGATCCATCCTTTGTGAGGAGAGGCTTGAACATTGTTGGCTGG CTAAACACGCTGGAAGAGGAGAATCGCCTGGAGGAAATTGTGGATGAAAAGTGCGGTAACGTCGACGTCGAAGCAGTAGAAGCGATCCTTGATATAGCTGCGATGTGCACCGATGCAAATCCTGATGAACGCCCATCGATGAGTAGAGTGCTGCAGATGCTTGAGGAGGAGATAATGTCTCCCTGCTTGAGTGATTTCTATGAACCTCACTTGGATATCTAA